The genomic interval GTAAGCACCGATTGCCCCCTCCCGTCTTTCGACCCAAGATATGAGCTGGTAACCGTGACGCCTGACAACATTGAAGGCATCGGACCGGTTCGGTCTTGGATGGCTGAGTATCGACCATGGCCGTCCGGGAGAGAAAACCTTCAcccgacacacaaacacacacactgtatatatatttgtttatttcctcttGCTGCTTAGTTTTTCTTATGTTTAAAGAACagtatttaatcatatatattctctcacgaattattttttattgatatccaTCAGACtgaaaataggcagttatatataatgttttgccACTTTTTTTATTGATAGCAATGCTAATTACGAAATACCCGAAAAACGTAAATTCCACACCAATTATATTGAAACTTGGCCATTCATTGACTGCTGGTGCGATGGTAGTACCAtaagtcttttatataaaaaaaatcagtcgtAAGAATTTAATGAAGGGAAATTAAGTTATCTATTGAACACTAGAAAGGAAAAGGGAAGCTGTGATTAGGTCAGCGTGGTCATGATTTGGCAATAAACACGAAAGTCGCATTTAGTTTTTATGGGCAGATTAGTGGTTGCGAGAGCCACGCCGTGCCTTCGTGCAAGAGTTACTCTGTGGTAGTGGTAATATGGCTGCTTTGTCTTTCTCATCCTTGGGAAAGCTTccattgtttgtgtgtatgtgtccgtaacgcataaatgtgtatatgtacactGGCGCATAATGTATTGGGCGTGAATTCATGTGTGCAAGTGATTTGAATGGTCATCTCTTGCCACTCATATAAGGGACCACACCCTTCTCACGAATTCTAAATTTGCTCTCCAGGTTAGTGCATTTTAAGGTCAACAAGAGAGTTCTGTTACCGAGatgcttttttgggggggaggggaaataGATATTTTATCTACTAAAGAAATTTGTTTGGTAATTTAattgcattaaccatttttttgaAAAGTTAGTGTTTACTTGAAATATTAACTGGTTCCTGATTACTTTTGGTCATTACCCCACTATGTTGCGTATCGTGCTTAAGAAGCCCAATACCTTTATACTGTTGACACGTTTTCAGGTACAATAAATTGAACTTAGCGAGGGTAGATTGTATCACAAAATAATTGTGGCGtaaatttattaattacagtttcagtaatatttctgtaaaaaaggtGAATCAGTTCTTAATTCCAGAAGCTCAagacggttctctctctctctctctctctctctctctctctctctctcctctctctctctcccacaaaaACGTCCCACAGGCTGTCGTTAACTCTTCTGAATGGAGAATTACTCATGCTAAGCAGTTTAATCCTCATTGGATATTATTGGCAATACCCAACATCAAATAACGTTTTTGTTGCAAAgcgaaaagaaaaatgtatagaaTTAGCATTTGTTTGGAGTTCCCCGTGCATGCCTGTATACCAATTATCAAAAGGAAAATTGCGTGtggtaagattttttatttaaggcaaaagaaataaaaatgagtttgGTATTCCTCATTTTGTGAAAAGCTCATTCAAGGATTAAGGAATGAAAGAACAATGGGTTTTAGCCTGAGAGCAAAATTTATAggctttttatatttcttttaatcctTTTCATGAGTATCAATGAAGTGAGTAACTGTCTCATATTGTGTATGCAAAActgtttatttttacaaatatccaaGCCTTATTCTTGGGAGTTAGAGATGGCCAGTTTTCATGAACCAAATACATtatatgagagagcgagagagagagagaggccttggaTTTTAAGTAGGTTGGGGATGAGCTGGTGAGGAGTGATGATAATGTCTGCTGTCATAATTAACGCATCGAGACACTAAAAAGGGTATAATTAAACGCTTGACGACTTCTTAATCGTAGGGTACCAGGGCGGTTTGCGTTGCGGTAAATCACATTCCTCTTTCTGTTTATCCTCATTCTAGTAATGCAACTAGTTAAGGGGCCGCAGTAATGACGAGATTTTAACCTACATTTACTAAGCATTTTGTTATCTCAATTTAAACAGGTTCGGGAaaaatttattaacatttatGTCTGATATAACACACGACAACATTCAACATTTCTGCTGAAGTCTACACACTTTTATTGGCTGTTCAAGCGTATACCTATTGTGGTGTTTGGTATGTGGAATTGTGTGGGCGAGATTTTACCCTTCCCATTCATTTCTAGCGTTAGTCCAAATTCTTAACTCCTCAAAATTCAGTGTACATTAAGAAATTATTTAGCTTTCAGCTGTAATTGATATCCTCAACTTGAACAATGAATCTTATTTCCAGGGGCAAGTTCGCGGCTGTGCGTCGGGCCCGCCACCGAGCCACCGGTCAGCTGTTCGCTGCCAAGTACGTCCGTCGACGCCGCCGAAACGTCTCCTTAGAGTGCGAGGCCCGACACGAGGTCGCTGTCCTGCTGCTTGGAATCATGGATCCCCAAATTGTCCGGCTCCACCACGTTTATGAGACCCGAACAGAGTACATCATCTTGCTCGAATTGTAAGTACGGAATGAAACTTCTCGGTTTCACCAGTTTTCGATTTTGTCATTACTTCAACCTACAAACAATAGGAAATCATTCTAGACGTACTCCGATgtaatatgtttaaataaaagtaattatgtTTTGTAGATTAATTGAATGGTGGGTGACTAGAAAGAAATAGCCTTATCGTTATAGACAACTATTTTGAATTGCAGTTATTATCCATATCCAACCTTGCTGTGACCAACCATAGTCGACTAACTACCAACTAACACTCATAACTTAGGCCAACTGAGATGCAAAACATTTACAAGAAATTCGACTAAATCAATTTCCATCAATCTCGTGACTCTCATGTTTGAAGCGAAGCTGGAACCAGCCCCacacatttttttaaatgcaagtTGACTGTTTTTATAaggcaaataaaaacattatttacacGATAAGACCACGTAATACGAGAGTAGAGGAGCATATGCACACAAAGCTTGTATGTACGTGGATATGGCTGTAAATTAACTAATAAATTGTGACCTGTGTAGGGTAACCAGGAACTAatactttggtcaactttaatgGATTTCATAATCCAATTGTATTCAAAGAACTAATGCAGGTGTAATGCTGTGATCTTACATAAAAGCAGCTCTAATAGAATCACCTCTCGGAAACTTATGTTGTTGAGTGTATTTTACACTAACAGtgactttttttctctcaattttagtCGATGGGCAACGTGTTACTAGGATGATTGTTTTGGCAGAGGATCtggaaatcaaaaataaaatgcttacatacatataacatttgAGTTAACATCTCGAGTAAATGAATGACGCAACCAGATTAAGAAGCTTAACGAAGTGTAATTTTTTTACCCGGATTTATCAatgtaattgtaaattttttgtggtagattttaaaatatttgcttaaaAGGATGGAtggattgattatgaaattaggGACAAacccaagtactgggacctatttTGGTCAGTTACAAGACATTAAATCTTGAAATTTCGGTAATGCCTTGACCACAATTTTCCTGTCACACTTTATGTAATTCCCGATCGTTATatgtatttcacacacacacacagaatgcgACTAGTGTGGCTTGTTGGCAGAAAAGAGAAATCTTTACACATCTGATGGATGATCACGGCTTGCATTGTTATGCTTTCTCCGTTCACATTATTCCATGAACTGGTTGAGCATAGCAACATACATAACACTTTTGGAGATTCTTCAACTCATTTGTCCCTTCATCagtttttaagtctctctctctctctctctctctctctctctctctctctctctctctctctctctctcaagagaatgTTCACTACATTTTGCCTGGCATGGACATCTCACTTTACGCAGAAAACAATTTCATTTGCTGTAATGACATAGCTGTAATCAAGGTTTTTTGGTTATttgtattcagtttttatattttccaattaTGGGGTTTGTACTAATAACATAAGAGATGAACTAAACTTTTAGTTGAAGTCGTACCCTttcactttaaaagaaaaaaaaaagatagcagtTATGGCGTTTATATTTCAACATTGTGAGAGACTATGGAGAAAATGCCTTATTAATTAGAGtaatggttgaaaaaaaaattatcagcctGGGTGACTTGCATATTCAGTTCTTAATGACAGTTGAACTGTTGAAGAAATACTGGGACATGGACTAGAGTAAATAGTAAACCCTCAGATGCCAGAACTGCCtttgtattgaaaattttacAGACCTAATGCTTTTAATTTCAgcctcttgtaattttttttatcaaaccaaCAGATTCACATAATCATTATTTGTTTAAATGGACACATCATGATCCAAGAATCCTCTTTCCTCTTATTTTTGCTCTAGCATAACAGTGATTGCTAAGTGTATGGTAGCTcaaattgtttaatatttttttactctaCCTACCATTGTTATATGTAGGAGAATTGCTGTGGCatcttttcagtattttaaaactTCCTTATGACTTTTTTTGCAGTGCTGGAGGTGGAGATCTTCAACGATTGCTTGACGACGCAGTCTCCCTTCCAGAATGTGATGTCCGCAACATCTTGCAACAAGTACTCCGTGGCCTGTCTTTCCTGCATGCTCACACAATTGCCCATCTTGATATAAAGGTACGTATAGTACTTTCAGGGGAAGCAATGGTGATACTTTTGAATATATCTAAACTGCTTGCAAAATTATCAAAATCTCGATTACACATTACTATTTGTGGATATGTTAAAGGTTAGCCTCTTTTGCACTTGGGTTTAGTAGAAGAGATACATAAATAACGTTTTGCTTTAGCTCTTAATTTTAGATAATattgttataaaaataattattttgaaaatcttCAGCCCCAAAACCTGGTAATGATGGGTCAAACGCCTGAGGCAGGAGTAAAGCTAGTAGACTTTGGACTCTCCCGAGTCATAGTCCAGGGAACTGAAATCACTCAAATTATGGGAACTCCAGATTATGTTGGTAAGTTAATAATTATCCCTACTTTTTTTCAGTTATATgactataaatatttataaagtatttacataagttacaggtatgaatatgaaaattgaCATGTGTGTGGAAAATCTGAACATAAATAACACACTCAATAAGTTTTATAGATACAAATCCAAAAGACAATAAACCATTGATAATGGGAGTGTGGAAccttagcataaaaataaggggatatatatgcatattcctAAGATTAAATGCTATTTCTAAGTGTTAAATATATTACCATCCAAGGGTATTGAAAGTACTAAGTGCTAGTCACTTTTTGTAAACCTTTTTTTTGCCAGtctttgaatatttaattttttctaataagcaCGTTTCAGTCATATTACAATTTATGTTTAtgatttctttcagtttcctAACTCAATCCTCCTAATTTTTTAATTAAGATTATGTAGTTTTCTTTTGTTACTTGGTTACTGCTATTGCAAACTGAAATGTTATCTTACGTAATAATGTCTAATTTTGCAGCACCAGAGGTGATTAACTTTGAGCCCATCAGCTTGGCAACAGACATGTGGTAAGTCTCAAGTTTGTAACAGTTTGATTGTTTTTTGTCAGTCACCAGGGTTATTAGTAGATGTAGATGCAAGAttgtattttacaataaattcagTTTTCATATTTTGCATCGCTAATCATCATAAGTACTAAATTACATGCTGAACTGTATGAATGTTAATTTAAAAGATCTTTACAGACCACATATGTATCTGATgcacgttgtaacccgaaaatcgtcgtaagccggaacatcatcaaaaatgctaagaaagccttacttttaatgctttgggtgcattgaaaactatgtaaactgcattcttattgcatttttcatgaacaaaacctcCAAATAtcgtttattttgcatttttggtgtcaaatTTCATCTACTAGATAAGGGTTGTaggcattgtaaccctggaaataatttctgatgaatataattgaaaagcgccttaacctcggaacgtcgtaagccgaacctgtcttaaaccggggactgccttaatTAGTAAATATTCCTAGGTGAATAATACTGCTGATAagcgaattttctgtgaataatacttatatatgttccatagagaaCCCCATAAATAGGCAAGACCATGAATCTTGAAAGCAGGAAAAAGGAGGTTTACCACACAAATAATCATAACTGGCCATGTTGTAGTAAACTTGTTTATACTGTATGTTTTATGTCATCTTGGCAGATATTATTTGATGTCAATTTGTTATAGTCTTGCAAATAATAtagttttaaaagaattttacattgtttttcaCATTGACACTTTATATGCTTAGTAATATTCTCATGTTTTTTTCACATGTATTTGATAAATCAGTGAAAGTTCTTtagctttttattgttttgtaatattttgcacAGCACAAATTAGTCAGTAGTGATATGTATACTAATTAAGGATATATTACAATAGTGCATCGTTATAAAAATTGCGACCTTTGATTAGGTTACAGTATACAGTaacaaaagatatatttcaaataGAATTGTTAGAAACAACCTTATAAGATGCTTTGTCAGTTTGtggtctaaattttataaaaTCTCTTTCAGGGCGATTGGAGTGTTAACTTATGTGTTCCTCACAGGCTGTACACCCTTCGGTGGGGACACTGACCAAGAAACTTTTGTTAATATAACACAAGCTGAGTTTGACTTTCCTGACGAGTTGTTTGCTGATATTTCAGTTCATGCCAAAGACTTCATCTGTGGCCTTCTTGTCAAGAAACCAAGGTATGTAGagacttttagttattaatttttagaTGGTTATTCATACATACTGTACTTGCTATTGtggtatttgcatataaagtaaatAGTTTTTACTCCTATCATCTTCTCCTCTGGTTTTCATGCATTGTATTTTGTGTGAAAACTTGCTAGTCGTGTTATAGCCATATGAATTCTTTCTTAGGGAATGTatgcacctttttcagacatcaCTAGCCAGCCTGTCTGATATACAGTATTGTTCGTGATTACAAGActgtttaatgtaaataaatatcatTAGCAAGCCAATCTTAAACACAGTCATTCTTTCCCCATTATAAAAGGTAAAATTACACAAGACTTGCACTTTTCAGCAGACATCCAACtaaatttatattgtaattggtgttcttgaatttatttctcatttgtattaatagtacttgtcatttgatttttttttaatttactatgAAAGTGTAGGATAACTCAAAGTCTCCTGACAGCAGTATATATGCAGTTTTTTCTGATGCATGCTGATTTTACTGAAAAGTTTGGATTTAATATATGGTGCATTAACAGTTTCTTATTTTATCCCATCATATTCATACAAAGAGACAACTAGGAATTTACTGTCTTTGTTCTAATATGGAGCGTATGTGCCATAATTTAAGCATACCGCCCCTTGTAAATGCTCACAGTCACATGCAATTTCCTCTTTATCTCTGGCCTTACTTAGTATGAATCTTTATCCAATTTTCTGTGGTTTGATTGCACTTTTAGTATTTTCAGAACATTTGCGAGTCTTTCTTTCTCCCATAAAGTTGTTTCTCTTTTCACAGACTTTTATCCTGGGATTCTACTGTGGTTACTCATTGACTAGTGCTTGGTTATTTATATCAGTGTTTCCATTCACTTAGCAAATGTTATGCTggtctagttcctcgttggacgagtggtttttgcactcggctaccaatccgatggtcTAAAGATtgattctcagctcggccaaagcagaataagaggaatttatttctggtgatagaaattcacttcttgatataatgtggttcggatcccacaataaactgtaggtcctgttgctaggtgaccaattggttcctagccatgtaaaaaatatctaatcctggccagccctaggagagctgttaatcagctcagtggtctggtaaaactaagatatacttacttacttaGATGATCTCTCTCATGACTGAGTCATACTGATGTCTGACCATTGTACCAGTTAGTTAGACATGCATATCAGTAACTTTTCTTTCGTTGAAGTTGACCCTGGAACTCAAACACCATGTATTGCATTGTCAGCTATGAATTGTTGGTTTAATGACAAGTCTGTGAAGATATGCAAagaaattacttttgataaaataattgtTCAGAATAACTCACAATGAAGGTTAACAGATCACTGTCATACAGTTTCGTAGAAGATTATCTGTATTTTGACCTCCACATAATTATTTGCAAAGGCACAACCCTAGTTGAAAAAGTAGGATGCTAAAAGGCCAAATACTCCAGTAGGGAAAATAGCCCAgtatggaaaaataaaacatacatatactagGGGTGGTGTGAATAGTATATCCAGAATGTCAGCCAAAGAAAAGTGACTAGGCTACTCAAAAATCCTGGCTATACTATAAAAACATGTAcagtacacaaaaaaaaaaaaaaatttctttaagaaAAGAGATTCACGTTATATAATTAGGGTATATTAGCCACAAAACAACAAATATGACACTTTAGTATGCAAAATGTGTTTTTCAAGAATTTTGCCACAGTAGTCTTGCCAACCAAAACTGTTTCCCGATAAAGTAACTATCATCATCAAACACAAGGCATTAATAAGTACTGTAACATGTGTAATGTATGAACCTGTATAATGAATGTTTTGTAACAAGGGCAGGACAATACAATATTGAACAGTAGTGCGCATGTAAATGCAGTGCTAGCACAAGTGATGTTCACTAGACACTTATTTTGTTATACATCAAGGCCATGTAAGGCAAGCTAAAGTTTGGGAGGCTAATGTTGACCCAAATGCCATAGACAACTACTCTGTACTTGTACCTAGCCAAACTTAATACTGTAATATTATCATAACAGTATTTatcagattattattactaccattattattaatactgtgaAATCCCTAATAAGTACCACTAACTTTTTAGTAGGTAATTATTTTTTCTACCAAAGTGATAGGATTCAGTACCAAAGGGTTTGTATGGATAAAACTCTTGGTAAATAAAGTTGAGTTGTTAAcagatgttttcttttatttcagtgaCAGAATGACAGTTGATGATTGTCTGAACCATGCCTGGATGACTGCATCTCTTTCACCAGTACACAGTGAAATTATTACAGAATCATTcaatgaagaaactgaagaagcCACTGATTATCCCAATGCATACGATGAAAACTATGGTCCTCAGTATCCAGCAACAAATGACCATCTCTATCCCTTGCCAGAAACTGACCATGCAGATTCCGCCTATTCTAGTGATTCTAGCAGCAGTCCTACTTTCACAGAAGGCTACAGTAATTTGGTTGTTCCTCCTCTTTGTCATTGCACTATACCAgaggaacagcaacaacaacaacatcaagtaCAGCAACAGAAACAAAAGCGGCCACAATTGCAGATTGGAAGTTCAGCAACACTTGGTAGGAAACAACGAAATAAAGGTCAGCGACTAAGTGTTGACATGGAAGAGACATTACGGAGCCTTCAGCAACACCATCACCCAGCAAGAGCTACCAGACGGGCCTCCCTTGTCATTGACGATCCTCGTTATTTGCAAGAAGCTGCCCAACACTTACACGAAATGGTCAAACCCCTTGCTGAAATTCCTCGTCCTGTACCAGAGGAATTGGTTATCTTACGAGATTCCGATGTGGACAGTGGTGTTTCCTGCCATGACTGTGAAGATGCTCGTGCTGAAAACTCAAGACTGTGCCATTCTGACTCATATGATGGGGGTGATGTAGCCAGTGTCGTTTCATGGGATGATTATTCCGATCTAAATGGAAGGCGACCTTCACTTACACATTTTGACTCTGCCACTCTTTGTTCTGTAGCTAAGCCTTGGGAGAAACTGTGTAATGGGTCTGTTTCAAGAGCAATGCTGCAACTCACCACTGTTAAAAAGGTTCCAAGTGAAGTAAGAGGCTCAAAGTCTGATCTCCGAGGatccaaagcagaccttagaggCTCAAGAGGAGATCTTCATGCCTCAAAATCAGATCTGAGGGCATCAAAAGCAGACTTGAGAGCATCAAAATCAGACCTCAGAGCTTCCAAATCTGATTTGAGAGCCTCCAAATCTGATATTAGAGCCTCCAAGTCAGATTTAAGGGCATCTAAAGCCGATCTTAGAGCCTCGAGGCAAGATTTACGGGCATCAAAATCAGATTTAAGAGCTTCCAGATCAGATTTACGTGCATCAAAAGCAGATTTGCGTGCCTCCAAGTCTGATCTGCGAGCCTCTCGAAGTGATCTCAGAGCATCTCGCACAGATCTTCGTGGATCAAGACACAACCTTACTTTATCCAGGCTTGATCTTGCACACGAAACCCTGGATGGTGATTGTGTATTGGAAGATGAAGCAGAGGATGTGTTACGTGGAGATTTAACACTCCCAAGGCGTTCAAATATCGACAGAAGTGCCCTTGCCCCATTTATGCGAGGTAACTCCCTTCACATGAGTTTCCGAATAGCCAAGAATAGGGACTTGCGACTTTGATAATAGTTATTCAGTATGGTGTTCCCCAAGTGTACTTAACATTTATGATGCTAATGTTTTCTAGTCATAACTTATGCAGGACGTGAAGTGTGAAAATCACAGGAATAGAgggcaagagagagagcgagagaaaggacCCAATTCATTCCCTTGCTTGAACATCACAAAACTGTGAGACAGTGAGTGGTACCTACTTTACTTGATAACCAAATATAAAACAAGGACTAGATCCCATTATCTAGCCCAGAGTCATTGTCACCAAAGGCTTACTCATATATTAATGAAGTGACTGCCAAGGAAGATaccattattttcatatttaaaactttgtTTGTATGGATGTAAGTAATCCGTTTTGGCACTGCATCTAATTATGTAAAGAACTTACATATGGGAAGTAAACTAGGTGATAAAAGGAGTGATGCAGATAATGTCATAACAAAAAGTTTGTCTTAGCGACATATCTTGCCTCCTTGGCATCCTTCTCGCACTGCATTCTGTTACTGTGAGGCTTAGAGTTGCCTTTAGTGCAGGTGTAGTTACATATAATGTGATAAACCCAAGAGACTATACATCTCATTTCCAGACTGGTCACACAGTAAGTTACTATTAAATGTGACTAGGCTGCTTACAAATCATACTATGCATGACTTCTCATCCATACCACATCATGTATTCAGATGGCTTTGATAGCCACACACACTACGTATTGACATATCACTTTTAAGGTCTATTGTTAAAAACAGTGTGCTAGATATATCAAATAACTATGAAATGAGTTCAACATTTCCATCATAACATTCCTCTATTGTTGACATTTATTGTTATTCATAATGCAATTATgttcaaatatatatttgaacTAAATCACTGATTGATGTTTACATAGGTATACTGATCTACTGagatgtttttttagtttttttttctttttcttttttctttttcttttgacaacGAACTagtgaaaattaaacaaattatagtTGTAGAAACTAACCAGGAGATCAGAAGACCTTATTAGTAAACACACTCAAAGATGGTGTCTCATTTTGTGTATATGGTCCTTGATTGTTATACTGTATTCTGATGGTATACAAACctgtaaaacaaagaaattttgaGATCAGTCTTGGCTCGCTGACTCGCATATGTTCACATTAAATATGCAGGTGCTATAGCTAGTAGTTCtcacaatcttatatatatatttttatctgttttctttacttttatttataagtttaattCCCAAATAATTGTATTGctttatcataaatgaaaatattactctgttttgttttaatttccaaAACTTTATGGATGCACAATTGTCTAATGCAGTTTGTTATGGGTTAccaaaaatacaagttttattctCAAACTtaacattataaaaagaaaaagaaatgaattaaagaaGTTAAGGGCATGACTGTCATTACTTCTGGCAAATAAGTTAATGGTAAAATAAACCTCTCCTCATAATTACCCCCATATTACGTCATAGTCTGTCATTTCCGAAGTCATAGTAAAAATTTCCCTTATCATGGGACTTGTTCAAAACATTTATCAAAAACACCACTGCATACATGGTAAAATgcgcaaaatgtaaaaaaaaaaaaaacaaggcacaCCCAAAAGAAAACTTTTCCCAGTCACCTCAAAGAATTATAGTCTTCAGacagtgtatttttttaaaatggtcAATGGAAATCATAAAAGCGCCACTTCACTACAACACTAGTGTCTCGCCTTGACTGTCTCTGTGCGCCGTCTCACAGGCAGCTCGTTCCATAGTCTCACCCTGCCTGAATCTGAATAATCTACCTTTGTCTGGATATATTAATCTGGATCATCAAATACAAAGTCCAAGGTGCAGGGACTCATGAAGGCTTCGAACCTGTCAACAGATGCCAAATGCTTCGACATCCAAGACGGTAATGTCGATGACAACCCATGCAAGTCGTCTATCCTCTTTGCCAATGCCAGAGAGATGCggtcttgaaaaacaaaactgaTGATTCTCACAAAGGCTTGTGTGCCCTAAACGAGAGGCAAATGCCGTCCAGAGGACTGAGGTCTCTGTGGTtgcaagagagagaagtttctcatcattAGTTGAATCTCATGAGGAGAAACAAGACAAGCAGTCTCAAGTTATCGGCGGGGTTTTAAGCAAAAACTGcaattaaccgaaactcggcaatttatgatgcttatggcgccaagtttcagttaatggtgcctctgttaggtatgttatagcGCAATAAGTCTATTATCAGCAcctcatggcactgataaccaaaaCTGCCCGTTATGGTGCCGTAAATCACCGAATTTATGGCACTatacaagtgccataaaaccggatgtccattaac from Macrobrachium nipponense isolate FS-2020 chromosome 28, ASM1510439v2, whole genome shotgun sequence carries:
- the LOC135201385 gene encoding microtubule-associated serine/threonine-protein kinase 2-like isoform X7 gives rise to the protein MDPQIVRLHHVYETRTEYIILLEFAGGGDLQRLLDDAVSLPECDVRNILQQVLRGLSFLHAHTIAHLDIKPQNLVMMGQTPEAGVKLVDFGLSRVIVQGTEITQIMGTPDYVAPEVINFEPISLATDMWAIGVLTYVFLTGCTPFGGDTDQETFVNITQAEFDFPDELFADISVHAKDFICGLLVKKPSDRMTVDDCLNHAWMTASLSPVHSEIITESFNEETEEATDYPNAYDENYGPQYPATNDHLYPLPETDHADSAYSSDSSSSPTFTEGYSNLVVPPLCHCTIPEEQQQQQHQVQQQKQKRPQLQIGSSATLGRKQRNKGQRLSVDMEETLRSLQQHHHPARATRRASLVIDDPRYLQEAAQHLHEMVKPLAEIPRPVPEELVILRDSDVDSGVSCHDCEDARAENSRLCHSDSYDGGDVASVVSWDDYSDLNGRRPSLTHFDSATLCSVAKPWEKLCNGSVSRAMLQLTTVKKVPSEVRGSKSDLRGSKADLRGSRGDLHASKSDLRASKADLRASKSDLRASKSDLRASKSDIRASKSDLRASKADLRASRQDLRASKSDLRASRSDLRASKADLRASKSDLRASRSDLRASRTDLRGSRHNLTLSRLDLAHETLDGDCVLEDEAEDVLRGDLTLPRRSNIDRSALAPFMRGNSLHMSFRIAKNRDLRL